The DNA window ATGGCATGACGACTATCTGAAACACCTGTGTGCGTTTGCAAATGGCCGGGGTGGCAAACTTTACCTGGGCATCAGCGATGACGGTACCGTTGTGGGAGTAAATAATGCCAAAAAGCTATTGGAAGACATTCCCAACAAAGTCATTCAACGATTAGGAATCACAGTTGATGTGGAGCTAAAGGATTACAACCGTAAAGACTTGATCGAAATTATTGTAAACCCTGTTTCCGTTCCAATTTCATACCATGGCAAATACTATATTCGCAGTGGAAGCACAGTGCAGGAGCTCAGCGGTCACGAACTCAGAAGGTTCATCCTACAAAAAGACAACATCTCCTGGGATGAAATAACGATTCCGGACGCAAAAATTGATGATCTGGACGAACCATTGATAATGCGTTTTCTGTCAAAGGCTGTTGACACCAAAAGATTATCAGGTGCTGCGATCAAAGAAGACATAAGTTTACTGTTAAATAGAGCCTGCCAGAAAACTCTCTATAATAGATTTTCAACGATTTATTTGCCCCGCCCTAAAGGGAGTAAATCGTTGAAAATCATTGCTCCCTTTAGGGATGGGGTCAACAATGATTTTCAACATTAATAGTTTTCTGGCAGAGACTAAACAAGCTCGACCTGTTAAACGATAAAGGCGAACTTACACGTGCAGCGATATTGCTTTTTGGAAAACGACCACGCAAATACATCCGCTCTGCCACGGTAAAGCTGGGACGATTTGGAGACTCTGACACTGATTTGATCAGCCATGACATTATTGAAGGAAGTATTCTCGACATGCCAGAACGTATCCTTGATCTGCTCAGGACAAAGTATTTGAGCTCACCAATTTATTATGAAGGAATTGAGCGCAAGGAAAAATTAGAGTATCCCGAAAAAGCACTCCGGGAGGCATTACTTAATGCAATCGTGCACAGGGATTATGGTGTGCAAACCGATGTAACAATTCGGGTGTACAGCAATAAGATCGTATTTTGGAACAGTGGTCCGTTGATTGCACCTTTAAACCTTGAATTGCTAAAACAAGAACACCCTTCAAAAAGAAGAAACCCACTTATTGCAAATGTATTTTTTAGGTATGGATATATTGAGGCCTGGGGTAGAGGTATTCTTTTGATGATGGAAGAAGCTGCC is part of the Bacteroidales bacterium genome and encodes:
- a CDS encoding ATP-binding protein gives rise to the protein MIPNKESQNVEFKQGWHDDYLKHLCAFANGRGGKLYLGISDDGTVVGVNNAKKLLEDIPNKVIQRLGITVDVELKDYNRKDLIEIIVNPVSVPISYHGKYYIRSGSTVQELSGHELRRFILQKDNISWDEITIPDAKIDDLDEPLIMRFLSKAVDTKRLSGAAIKEDISLLLNRACQKTLYNRFSTIYLPRPKGSKSLKIIAPFRDGVNNDFQH
- a CDS encoding winged helix-turn-helix transcriptional regulator is translated as MLFGKRPRKYIRSATVKLGRFGDSDTDLISHDIIEGSILDMPERILDLLRTKYLSSPIYYEGIERKEKLEYPEKALREALLNAIVHRDYGVQTDVTIRVYSNKIVFWNSGPLIAPLNLELLKQEHPSKRRNPLIANVFFRYGYIEAWGRGILLMMEEAAKAGLPEPVLEEYAGGIQVTFLKNSTETEGKSVEKSVEKIVALILNNPSITQKEMAKQTGLSRRGVEKNIGILKKKGVITRIGPAKGGHWQIIDRQKE